A DNA window from Micromonospora sp. NBC_01739 contains the following coding sequences:
- a CDS encoding non-ribosomal peptide synthetase/MFS transporter, with translation MTNVDAPAWSPARSPELPRSTDRPRLSFGQERIWFTEQLTPGTAAYVIYSTLRLHGPLEIDLLRAALDATAARHDSLRMRFTENADGEPVVQVAPEVRVPVTVTTAESDQAARELVAAAVDTPFDLTAAPLLRALVVRIDDEQHLLHLAMHHIVSDGWSLDIVIGEVAATYGALRDGGTAPAAPTTGYLDYAAWQRARLDGPASGDGFAYWRTALTEVPPLELPTDRPRPAVLSYAGGTHRFAFDAELTDGLRRLSRTHRSTLYMTLLTGLQAVLFRYSGQRDFAIGSPVAGRVVPELERLVGLFVNTLALRADLSPTTTGPDTPAEPSFAALLKRTRGTVMRALAHQEVPFERLVADLNVARDVSRTPVFQVLFTLQNYDQGGTGWPAGLRAEGVGTDAATARFDLSLYVGESADGLRGMFVYNSDLFDAATVRRLAAGFETLLRGAIAAPDRPVVDLDLLDPAERDRTLALGRPDTDDTTGVTGGATTLADLIDRHVAATPDAPAVVGEQSQTLTYRELDRRANRLAAWLRGRGVGPDSLVGVLLEQSVELAATLLGVLRAGGAYLPLDPEQPAARLGLMLADARPSIVLTSADLRDLLPAELHTACLEEVAADIAAGPDTPPEATATGDNLAYVIYTSGSTGVPKGVAVAHRQVLRYLDGVADRFAVVPAARYGLLQSMSFDFSVTVFYLALATGGAVHLLPRRCTGAELAERLRARHIDYLKITPSHLMALTADAEPDELLPARALILGGEASELERIAPLAAGGARVFNHYGPTEATVGVTTYEVPPTETGAGPVPIGRPLPHARVYVLDERMRPVPVGVPGELYLGGDRLARGYLNQPELTEQRFLPDPYGPPGARLYRTGDLARWRNDGQLMFLGRRDHQVKIRGYRVELGEIEAALRDCPEIRQAAVLLREDRLVAYLEPATEVDPPQPAQLRRRLAERLPEHMLPSRWVLLDRLPLQDHGKVDRRALPAPTDEPTTDAEQVAPEGPVEILIAGIWQAVLGVAQVGAGDDFFDLGGHSLLATQVVARLRRELPEVLGAAAPTVSVMDLFRHRTVRELAQLVGGGATADSGLLYELTPPVPAGARIATMVCVPYGGGSAVVYQPLADALPPGYRLLSVAVPGHDIGVADDPAPIEEVAAEVVAEILDRVSGPLILYGHCGPGGALVVEVARRLEATGRELAAVYLGAVFPFGRPAGGLLGPLLRLRLAERLRSDRIYRTWLQAQGTNIGQLAPEEVRFLIRAMRHDAEVSEEYFTELMRQRVTPLRAPIISVVGERDRGTEFHEERYREWHFLSDRTALAVIDEGGHYFLKYRAPELAEIVTEVHRRLDTPTPVVETGVDPEPAWQLAAVSDRGAEPPPTGRSRTDTAPPPSMRRFGMVAAGQITSGLGTALTTFAVPLWIYTQTGSLARFALFAVLALLPGLLIAPLAGALIDRFSRRAVLLTACAAAGGGNAALAVLVLLDRVEIWHFYPFTAWLSVALAFQRLAFVSAVPQLVPKRFLGHANGLAQTAVGLTQFVVPLAAVALLQAVGLRGILLVDVACYLFAITVLAVVKFPRTLALQRRESIGAEILAGLRYALRRREFRAMLAFFAALNLFLFPVLFLLSPLVLGFAGLDEVAQVALTGGIGAATGGLVMLVWGGPRHHRMRAVLLGTLGIAVAAMLTGLRPNLALIAAGAFGMYACLAIVNGVYATIIQTKVPPRVHGRVFALNQMVAQSTLPLGWGLIAPAAARIAEPMLLPGGALADTVGVVLGVGPGRGHGLLYVLFGLCIAVTALVSLVIPVLARFDDQVPDAPPDDLVGIEERQARAAAVTTSPAPALRKAA, from the coding sequence GTGACAAACGTTGACGCGCCGGCGTGGAGTCCTGCCCGCTCGCCGGAACTACCCCGATCCACCGACCGCCCGCGTCTGTCGTTCGGCCAGGAGAGAATCTGGTTCACCGAGCAGCTGACCCCGGGCACCGCCGCCTACGTCATCTACTCGACGCTGCGACTGCACGGCCCGCTGGAGATCGATCTGCTCCGGGCCGCCCTGGACGCCACCGCCGCCCGACACGACAGCCTGCGGATGCGGTTCACCGAGAACGCCGACGGGGAACCCGTAGTGCAGGTGGCGCCCGAGGTGCGGGTACCGGTCACGGTCACCACCGCCGAATCCGACCAGGCCGCCCGGGAACTGGTCGCCGCCGCCGTCGACACCCCCTTCGACCTGACCGCCGCGCCGCTGCTGCGGGCCCTGGTGGTCCGGATCGACGACGAACAGCACCTGCTGCATCTGGCGATGCACCACATCGTCAGCGACGGCTGGTCGCTGGACATCGTGATCGGCGAGGTCGCCGCCACCTACGGCGCGCTGCGCGACGGCGGCACCGCCCCCGCCGCCCCGACCACCGGGTACCTGGACTACGCCGCCTGGCAGCGGGCCCGACTGGACGGCCCGGCCAGCGGCGACGGGTTCGCCTACTGGCGTACGGCGCTGACCGAGGTGCCGCCGCTGGAACTGCCCACCGACCGGCCCCGCCCGGCCGTGCTGTCGTACGCCGGGGGCACCCACCGCTTCGCCTTCGACGCCGAGCTGACCGACGGGCTGCGCCGACTCAGCCGTACCCACCGCAGCACCCTGTACATGACGCTGCTCACCGGCCTGCAGGCCGTCCTGTTCCGCTACAGCGGCCAGCGGGACTTCGCCATCGGCTCCCCGGTCGCCGGCCGGGTGGTGCCGGAGCTGGAACGACTGGTCGGCCTGTTCGTCAACACCCTGGCCCTGCGCGCCGACCTGTCGCCGACCACCACCGGCCCGGACACCCCCGCCGAGCCCAGCTTCGCGGCCCTGCTCAAGCGCACCCGGGGCACGGTGATGCGGGCGCTGGCCCACCAGGAGGTCCCGTTCGAGCGGCTGGTCGCCGACCTCAATGTGGCGCGTGACGTCAGCCGTACCCCGGTCTTCCAGGTGTTGTTCACCCTGCAGAACTACGACCAGGGCGGCACCGGTTGGCCGGCCGGGCTGCGGGCCGAGGGGGTGGGTACGGACGCCGCGACCGCCCGGTTCGACCTGTCGCTGTACGTCGGGGAGAGCGCCGACGGCCTGCGCGGCATGTTCGTCTACAACAGCGACCTGTTCGACGCCGCGACCGTACGGCGACTGGCGGCCGGCTTCGAGACCCTGCTGCGCGGCGCGATCGCGGCACCGGACCGCCCGGTGGTCGACCTGGACCTGCTGGACCCGGCCGAACGGGACCGCACCCTGGCCCTGGGGCGACCCGACACCGACGACACCACCGGGGTCACCGGCGGCGCCACCACCCTGGCCGACCTGATCGACCGGCATGTCGCCGCCACCCCGGACGCCCCGGCAGTGGTCGGTGAACAGTCGCAGACCCTGACCTACCGGGAGCTGGACCGCCGGGCCAACCGACTGGCCGCCTGGCTGCGCGGGCGGGGGGTCGGCCCGGACAGCCTGGTCGGGGTGCTGCTGGAACAGTCCGTGGAGTTGGCCGCCACCCTGCTAGGGGTGCTCCGCGCCGGCGGGGCCTACCTGCCGCTGGATCCGGAGCAGCCGGCCGCCCGGCTGGGCCTGATGCTCGCGGACGCCCGCCCCAGCATCGTGCTGACCAGCGCCGACCTGCGAGACCTGCTGCCGGCCGAGCTGCACACGGCCTGCCTGGAGGAGGTGGCAGCCGACATCGCAGCCGGCCCGGACACCCCACCCGAGGCCACCGCGACCGGTGACAACCTGGCCTACGTCATCTACACCTCCGGCTCCACCGGCGTCCCCAAGGGGGTGGCGGTGGCCCACCGGCAGGTGCTGCGCTACCTCGACGGGGTAGCCGACCGGTTCGCCGTCGTCCCGGCCGCCCGGTACGGGCTGCTTCAGTCGATGTCCTTCGACTTCAGTGTCACCGTCTTCTATCTGGCCCTGGCCACCGGCGGTGCGGTGCACCTGCTGCCCCGCCGGTGCACCGGCGCGGAACTCGCCGAGCGGCTGCGGGCCCGGCACATCGACTACCTGAAGATCACCCCCTCGCACCTGATGGCGCTCACCGCCGACGCCGAACCGGACGAACTGCTGCCGGCCCGGGCGCTGATCCTCGGCGGGGAGGCCTCCGAACTGGAGCGGATCGCCCCCCTGGCCGCCGGCGGGGCCCGGGTGTTCAACCACTACGGCCCCACCGAGGCCACCGTCGGCGTGACCACCTACGAGGTACCCCCCACCGAGACCGGCGCCGGCCCGGTGCCGATCGGTCGGCCCCTGCCACACGCCCGGGTCTATGTCCTCGACGAGCGGATGCGCCCGGTGCCGGTCGGGGTGCCCGGCGAGCTGTACCTCGGCGGCGACCGGCTGGCCCGTGGCTACCTGAACCAGCCCGAGCTGACCGAGCAACGGTTCCTGCCCGACCCGTACGGCCCACCCGGCGCCCGCCTCTACCGCACCGGCGACCTGGCCCGCTGGCGCAACGACGGGCAGCTGATGTTCCTCGGCCGACGCGACCACCAGGTGAAGATCCGCGGCTACCGGGTCGAACTGGGGGAGATCGAAGCCGCCCTGCGGGACTGCCCCGAGATCCGGCAGGCGGCGGTGCTGCTGCGCGAGGACCGGCTGGTGGCCTACCTGGAACCGGCCACCGAGGTGGACCCGCCCCAACCGGCGCAGCTACGCCGCCGACTCGCCGAACGGCTGCCCGAGCACATGCTGCCCAGCCGCTGGGTGCTGCTGGACCGGCTGCCGTTGCAGGACCACGGCAAGGTGGACCGGCGGGCCCTGCCCGCCCCGACCGACGAGCCGACCACCGATGCCGAACAGGTGGCGCCGGAGGGGCCGGTGGAGATCCTGATCGCCGGGATCTGGCAGGCGGTGCTCGGGGTCGCCCAGGTCGGCGCCGGGGATGACTTCTTCGACCTGGGCGGGCACTCCCTGCTGGCCACCCAGGTGGTGGCCCGGCTGCGGCGGGAACTGCCCGAGGTGCTTGGCGCCGCCGCACCGACGGTCAGCGTGATGGACCTGTTCCGCCACCGCACCGTACGCGAACTGGCCCAACTGGTCGGCGGTGGCGCCACCGCCGACAGCGGGCTGCTGTACGAGCTGACCCCGCCGGTGCCCGCCGGAGCGCGCATCGCCACCATGGTCTGCGTCCCGTACGGCGGCGGCAGCGCGGTGGTGTACCAGCCGCTGGCCGACGCGCTGCCCCCCGGATACCGGCTGCTGTCCGTGGCCGTACCCGGACATGACATCGGGGTGGCCGACGACCCCGCGCCCATCGAGGAGGTCGCGGCCGAGGTCGTCGCGGAGATCCTGGACCGGGTCAGCGGCCCGCTGATCCTCTACGGACACTGCGGTCCCGGCGGGGCCCTGGTGGTGGAGGTGGCCCGGCGGCTGGAGGCGACCGGCCGGGAGTTGGCGGCGGTGTATCTCGGCGCGGTCTTCCCCTTCGGCCGACCCGCCGGTGGCCTGCTCGGCCCGCTGCTGCGGCTGCGGCTGGCCGAACGGCTGCGCAGCGACCGGATCTACCGCACCTGGCTCCAGGCCCAGGGCACCAACATCGGGCAACTCGCACCCGAGGAGGTGCGGTTCCTGATCCGGGCGATGCGCCACGACGCCGAGGTGTCCGAGGAGTACTTCACCGAGCTGATGCGCCAGCGGGTGACCCCACTGCGGGCGCCGATCATCTCCGTGGTGGGGGAGCGGGACCGGGGCACCGAGTTCCACGAGGAGCGCTACCGCGAGTGGCACTTCCTCAGCGACCGCACCGCCCTGGCCGTGATCGACGAAGGGGGCCATTACTTCCTCAAGTACCGGGCCCCCGAACTGGCCGAGATCGTCACCGAGGTGCACCGGCGCCTCGACACCCCCACCCCGGTGGTCGAGACCGGGGTCGACCCCGAGCCGGCCTGGCAGTTGGCCGCCGTCTCCGACCGGGGCGCCGAACCGCCGCCGACCGGCCGGAGCCGGACGGACACCGCGCCCCCACCGAGCATGCGGCGCTTCGGCATGGTCGCCGCCGGACAGATCACCTCCGGCCTGGGCACCGCGCTGACCACCTTCGCCGTACCACTGTGGATCTACACCCAGACCGGCTCACTGGCCCGGTTCGCGCTGTTCGCCGTACTGGCGCTGCTGCCCGGCCTGCTCATCGCGCCGTTGGCCGGCGCGCTGATCGACCGGTTCAGCAGGCGGGCCGTCCTGCTGACGGCCTGCGCCGCCGCCGGTGGCGGCAACGCCGCGCTGGCCGTACTGGTGCTCCTGGACCGGGTCGAGATCTGGCACTTCTACCCCTTCACCGCCTGGCTGTCGGTGGCGCTGGCCTTCCAACGCCTGGCCTTCGTCTCGGCGGTGCCGCAACTGGTGCCCAAACGGTTCCTCGGTCACGCCAACGGCCTGGCCCAGACCGCCGTCGGCCTCACCCAGTTCGTGGTGCCGCTGGCCGCGGTGGCCCTGCTCCAGGCCGTCGGCCTACGCGGCATCCTCCTGGTCGACGTGGCCTGCTACCTCTTCGCCATCACGGTGCTGGCGGTGGTGAAGTTCCCCCGCACCCTGGCCCTGCAACGCCGCGAGAGCATCGGCGCGGAGATCCTCGCCGGACTGCGGTACGCGCTGCGCCGCCGGGAGTTCCGGGCCATGCTGGCCTTCTTCGCCGCCCTGAACCTCTTCCTCTTCCCGGTGCTGTTCCTGCTCTCCCCACTGGTGCTCGGCTTCGCCGGCCTCGACGAGGTGGCCCAGGTGGCCCTCACCGGCGGGATCGGGGCGGCCACCGGCGGCCTGGTGATGCTGGTCTGGGGTGGTCCCCGGCACCACCGGATGCGCGCGGTGCTGCTAGGCACCCTCGGCATCGCCGTGGCCGCCATGCTGACCGGGCTGCGCCCCAACCTGGCCCTGATCGCCGCCGGCGCCTTCGGGATGTACGCCTGTCTGGCCATCGTCAACGGGGTCTACGCCACGATCATCCAGACCAAGGTGCCGCCGCGCGTACACGGCCGGGTCTTCGCACTCAACCAGATGGTCGCGCAGTCCACCCTGCCCCTGGGCTGGGGTCTGATCGCCCCGGCCGCCGCCCGGATCGCCGAACCGATGCTGCTGCCCGGCGGCGCCCTGGCCGACACGGTCGGCGTCGTCCTCGGGGTCGGCCCGGGACGCGGCCACGGCCTGCTCTACGTGCTGTTCGGGCTCTGCATCGCGGTCACCGCACTGGTCTCGCTGGTGATCCCGGTGCTGGCTCGCTTCGACGACCAGGTGCCGGACGCCCCGCCGGACGACCTGGTCGGCATCGAGGAACGCCAGGCCCGGGCCGCCGCCGTGACGACCAGCCCGGCACCGGCCCTCCGGAAGGCGGCCTGA
- a CDS encoding condensation domain-containing protein: MPFADVVIPVEWASEPLAPVEFSGTGAATAPLTWAQQVLWRSISRFGSNHRFLNLRRTIVISARAAKDLPTALRAVGALVSRHAALRTRLPVIDGEPRQEAVASGVLPVLVCPGVDDGAEAARAAATRLGDVAFDHSAEWPLRVALVTVDDRVRQVVLVFSHTTVDAHAAEVVLRDLRLLLLRGSLPTPPGPQSTEVALLQHGPDLRRSERSAAYWLREYRRLPQEPWEETGPGLDPPVRRGVLVSSAIGTAARMVAARHRVSASAVLLAAYHAVAARHSGRTLVGLFPMAHNRFRTDYAEAVANLGQVGFCVMDLSGRPDFTEVLSRVWTASLNGLRHAYYHSASLRGTFEEQGIDFDAMFGPQYYFNDVRLSVGGGGRPPAATPADLRAAMAASTLSWTEGLDQTAWHMLTHVVDEPGGVGITLSADTRYIGMDAVHTHLREMEELVVAAAHDEVPWPWSPGATTGASPVIAPVGGESGGVAVLAEGEEVVSASFAGGRAANAPLTWGQRAMWRSLEEFDSPAGYRALCLPRQLPVPARTELTVARAVTAIGALLERHESLRTRFRRRDDELHQEAAASGRLPVLVHPVPRPAEDPDGRAAATGLTTRLATPRFDHVAEWPLRAALVTVDGRVRQVVVVFSHATVDVHAADLVLRDLRVLLAGSTPAAAGLQSLGLAGREREVEQRRSQRAVEYWVRQLADLTPSLSDPVGPAPEPRYRRGSLVSTAAHHAVRLVAARNRTSTANVILAATAAGLTGDGQQTCGIVVMANNRFQPGHAEAIGTLNQIGLCRLDLSGRPGFTELLSRAGRAALDAYRHAYYDPAVWERTFTDLGHDHRTFLAPYCYLNDARLLREVDPGRSGPDAAGLRTMLSDSRFRWLAELEQFPWRCRLQVLDAPEGVELVVTADTRYFPAQRVEPFLRGIEALLVEAACREVPWPWTPDTAAGLPHTAAG; the protein is encoded by the coding sequence ATGCCATTCGCGGACGTCGTCATCCCGGTCGAGTGGGCCTCGGAGCCCCTGGCCCCGGTCGAGTTCAGCGGTACCGGCGCCGCCACAGCGCCGCTGACCTGGGCCCAGCAGGTGCTCTGGCGCTCGATCAGCCGGTTCGGCTCCAACCACCGCTTCCTCAATCTGCGGCGTACCATCGTGATCTCGGCGCGGGCCGCGAAGGACCTGCCGACGGCCCTGCGGGCGGTGGGTGCGCTGGTCAGTCGGCACGCCGCGCTGCGCACCCGGCTTCCGGTGATCGACGGCGAGCCGCGACAGGAGGCGGTGGCCAGCGGGGTGCTACCGGTGCTGGTCTGCCCCGGGGTGGACGACGGTGCCGAGGCGGCCCGGGCGGCCGCCACCCGGCTCGGCGACGTCGCCTTCGACCACAGCGCCGAGTGGCCCCTGCGGGTGGCGCTGGTGACGGTGGACGACCGGGTACGCCAGGTGGTGCTGGTGTTCAGTCACACCACGGTGGACGCGCACGCCGCCGAGGTGGTGCTGCGTGATCTCCGGCTGCTGTTGCTGCGCGGAAGTCTGCCCACCCCACCCGGTCCCCAGTCGACCGAGGTGGCCCTGCTCCAGCACGGCCCGGACCTCCGACGCTCCGAGCGGTCGGCGGCCTACTGGCTGCGGGAGTACCGGCGGCTGCCGCAGGAACCATGGGAGGAGACCGGCCCGGGGCTGGACCCGCCGGTACGTCGGGGGGTGCTGGTCTCGTCCGCCATCGGCACCGCCGCCCGGATGGTCGCCGCCCGGCACCGGGTCAGCGCCTCCGCGGTGCTGCTGGCGGCCTATCACGCGGTCGCCGCCCGGCACAGCGGGCGTACCCTGGTGGGCCTGTTTCCGATGGCGCACAACCGATTCCGCACCGACTACGCCGAGGCCGTGGCGAACCTGGGTCAGGTCGGCTTCTGCGTGATGGACCTGTCCGGCCGGCCCGACTTCACCGAGGTGCTCTCCCGGGTCTGGACCGCCTCGCTCAACGGCCTGCGGCACGCCTACTACCACTCGGCCTCGCTACGCGGGACCTTCGAGGAGCAGGGCATCGACTTCGACGCGATGTTCGGGCCGCAGTACTACTTCAACGACGTACGGCTGTCGGTGGGTGGTGGCGGGCGGCCACCGGCGGCTACCCCCGCCGATCTTCGGGCCGCCATGGCCGCCAGCACCCTGTCCTGGACGGAGGGGCTGGATCAGACGGCCTGGCACATGTTGACCCATGTCGTGGACGAACCCGGCGGGGTGGGCATCACCCTGTCCGCCGACACCCGGTACATCGGGATGGACGCCGTGCACACCCACCTGCGCGAGATGGAGGAACTGGTGGTGGCCGCGGCCCACGACGAGGTGCCCTGGCCCTGGTCACCGGGGGCCACCACCGGTGCGTCGCCCGTCATCGCCCCGGTCGGCGGCGAGTCGGGGGGCGTGGCGGTCCTGGCCGAGGGCGAGGAGGTCGTCTCCGCCTCCTTCGCCGGTGGACGGGCCGCCAACGCGCCGCTGACCTGGGGGCAGCGGGCGATGTGGCGCAGCCTGGAGGAGTTCGACTCCCCCGCCGGGTACCGGGCGCTGTGCCTGCCCCGTCAGCTGCCGGTCCCCGCCCGCACGGAGCTGACGGTCGCGCGGGCGGTCACGGCGATCGGTGCCCTGCTGGAGCGGCACGAGTCCCTGCGTACCCGGTTCCGTCGCCGTGACGACGAACTGCATCAGGAGGCGGCTGCCTCGGGTCGGCTGCCCGTGCTCGTACACCCGGTGCCGCGGCCCGCCGAGGACCCCGACGGCCGGGCGGCCGCGACCGGGTTGACCACCCGGCTGGCGACACCCCGGTTCGACCATGTGGCCGAGTGGCCGCTGCGGGCCGCCCTGGTCACGGTGGACGGCCGGGTACGGCAGGTGGTGGTGGTCTTCAGTCACGCCACCGTCGACGTGCACGCCGCCGACCTGGTGCTGCGCGATCTGCGGGTGTTGCTGGCCGGCTCCACACCCGCCGCTGCCGGCCTTCAGTCGCTGGGTCTGGCCGGTCGGGAGCGCGAGGTCGAGCAGCGGCGCTCACAGCGGGCGGTGGAGTACTGGGTGCGGCAGTTGGCGGACCTCACCCCCAGCCTGTCCGACCCGGTCGGGCCGGCGCCGGAGCCCCGCTACCGACGTGGCTCGCTGGTGTCCACGGCGGCGCACCACGCGGTGCGGCTGGTGGCGGCGCGGAACCGGACCAGCACCGCCAACGTGATCCTGGCGGCCACCGCCGCCGGGCTGACCGGCGACGGCCAGCAGACCTGCGGGATCGTGGTGATGGCCAACAACCGCTTCCAACCCGGGCACGCCGAGGCCATCGGTACCCTCAACCAGATCGGGTTGTGTCGACTGGACCTGTCCGGCCGACCCGGCTTCACCGAGTTGCTGTCCCGGGCCGGGCGGGCGGCGTTGGACGCCTACCGGCACGCCTACTACGACCCGGCGGTGTGGGAGCGCACCTTCACCGACCTGGGTCACGATCACCGGACCTTCCTGGCGCCCTACTGCTATCTCAACGATGCCCGGCTGCTGCGCGAGGTCGACCCGGGGCGGTCGGGCCCGGACGCGGCCGGCCTGCGGACGATGCTGTCGGACAGTCGCTTCCGCTGGCTGGCCGAGCTGGAGCAGTTCCCCTGGCGGTGCCGCCTCCAGGTGCTCGACGCACCCGAGGGGGTGGAGTTGGTCGTCACCGCCGACACCCGGTACTTCCCGGCCCAGCGGGTCGAGCCCTTCCTGCGCGGCATCGAGGCGCTGCTGGTCGAGGCGGCCTGCCGGGAGGTGCCCTGGCCGTGGACACCCGACACCGCCGCCGGGTTGCCGCACACCGCCGCCGGGTGA
- a CDS encoding DinB family protein yields MSSSRRDLLRWQFDLTWSLFDYHLQRLTPEQFRWEPAAHCWTVRRDPAGRWVPDWADTEPDPVPVPTIAWLTWHIGWWWGVALDHLQGRPPRERTEIHWPGDGAPTIAWLGGLRTEWQEVLDRLTEADLDRVAPFPWPHDPEHTVAHLLAWVNAELMKNVAEIGQLRLLHQADSA; encoded by the coding sequence ATGTCCTCCTCGCGTCGTGACCTGTTGCGCTGGCAGTTCGACCTGACCTGGTCGTTGTTCGACTACCACCTTCAGCGGTTGACGCCGGAGCAGTTCCGCTGGGAGCCGGCGGCGCACTGCTGGACGGTTCGCCGGGACCCGGCGGGCCGGTGGGTGCCGGACTGGGCGGACACCGAGCCCGATCCGGTGCCGGTGCCCACCATCGCCTGGCTCACCTGGCACATCGGCTGGTGGTGGGGGGTCGCCCTAGACCACCTGCAGGGCCGACCACCCCGCGAGCGCACGGAGATTCACTGGCCCGGGGACGGCGCACCCACCATCGCCTGGTTGGGTGGGCTACGGACCGAGTGGCAGGAGGTGCTGGACCGGCTCACCGAGGCCGACCTCGACCGGGTGGCGCCGTTCCCCTGGCCACACGACCCGGAGCACACCGTGGCGCATCTGCTCGCCTGGGTCAACGCGGAGTTGATGAAGAACGTCGCCGAGATCGGTCAACTCCGGCTGCTGCATCAGGCGGATTCGGCCTGA
- a CDS encoding SRPBCC family protein — protein MPDRSAPAIAFATTFLVSSSVEEVFDHLSDPHSYLGLSPLIVAVDEVRISRDPEGRTVADYVAVERFRFLRLLRWDNRIRVRMVTTRPGAQLVSEVASPGGVRLRAVVDLTAEATGTRVHEQVTATAPALLRRFVADQARQVAAYRAAELTRRMKGQAESA, from the coding sequence GTGCCCGACCGGTCGGCTCCCGCCATCGCTTTCGCGACAACCTTTCTGGTGTCCTCCTCTGTGGAGGAGGTCTTCGACCATCTCAGTGATCCGCACAGCTACCTCGGACTGTCGCCGTTGATCGTGGCGGTGGACGAGGTACGCATCAGCCGGGACCCCGAGGGCCGCACGGTGGCCGACTACGTCGCGGTCGAGCGGTTCCGGTTCCTCCGCCTGCTGCGCTGGGACAACCGGATCCGGGTACGCATGGTCACCACCCGGCCGGGCGCCCAACTGGTCAGCGAGGTGGCCAGCCCCGGAGGGGTGCGACTGCGGGCGGTGGTGGACCTGACCGCCGAGGCGACCGGGACCCGGGTGCACGAGCAGGTCACCGCTACCGCCCCGGCCCTGCTGCGGCGCTTCGTGGCCGACCAGGCCCGTCAGGTGGCGGCCTACCGGGCGGCCGAGTTGACCCGCCGCATGAAGGGTCAGGCCGAATCCGCCTGA